Part of the Haloarchaeobius litoreus genome is shown below.
CGTGCGCTCGATGACGCCCGGGCCGACGACCTCGACCTCGTCGGGCTTCACGTCGAGGACGTCCTGCAGCCGGCTCTCGATGTCCCGTTCGAGCTCCTCGTGGGTCCCGTCGTAGGACTCGTCGTGCTCGACGGTGAGCTCCATCGTGTCGAGGGTGCCCTCGCGGTAGAGGTCGATGCGGTAGTACGGGGCCACGTCGACCATGTCGACCATGACCTCCTCGATCTGGCTCGGGTAGACGTTGACGCCACGGATGATGAGCAGGTCGTCCGCCCGGCCGGTGACGTTGTCCATGCGGACGATGGTGCGACCGCACTCGCACTCCTCGTAGTTCAGGCGGGTCATGTCGCCGGTGCGGTAGCGGATCATCGGGAACGCCTGCTTCGTGAGCGACGTGATGACGAGCTCTCCCTCCTCGCCCTCGTCGAGCACCTCGCCGGTCGTCGGGTCGACGATCTCCGGGTAGAAGTGGTCCTCCCAGAGGTGGAGCCCGTCCTGTGCCTCCTCGCACTCGATGGAGACGCCCGGGCCGATGATCTCGGAGAGCCCGTACACGTCGACGGCGGTCACGTCGAGGGCCTCCTCGATCTCCTCGCGCATCGGGTCGGTGAACGGCTCGGCGCCGATGACGACGCGCTCCAGCGGGAGGTCCTGGATGTCGACGCCATTCTCCTCGGCGTACTCGGCGAGGTAGAGGCAGTACGACGGCGTACAGGAGAGCACGTCGGACTCCATGTCCTGCAGCATGTCGAGCTGTCGGGCCGTGTTGCCGCCCCCGGTCGGGATGACGCAGGCACCGAGCTCCTCGACGCCGTCGTGGAAGCCCAGGCCGCCCGTGAACAGCCCGTAGCCGTAGGAGTTCTGGACCATGTCGCCCTCGCGGACGCCCGCGGCGTACAGCGACCGGGCCATGACCTCGTGCCAGACGTCGAGGTCGTCCTCGGTGTAGGCGACGATCTTCGGCTTGCCGGTCGTGCCGGAGGAGGCGTGGACGCGCCGGAGCTCGCTGTGGTCGACCGCGAACAGGCCGTCCGGGTAGTTGTCGCGGATGTCCTCCTTCGTGGTGAACGGGAGCTTCGAGATCTCGTCGACGCTGTCGATGTCCTCGGGGTCGACGCCCGCCGTCTCGAAGGCATCCCGGTACCACGGCACGTTCTCGTAGACGTGCTCGACGGTGTGCTGGAGGCGTTCGTTCTGCAGGTCTCTCAGTTCGTCGCGTGACGCGGTTTCGATGTCGTTGTATGTCATGTGTGGTGACTGTGAGCGTTCGGTGAGTCGTTTCGCGTGCTGTACCGTAACGATTTGGTGAGGGTCACATGCTGACGCCGAGGTGTCTGTCTCGAACCTCCTCGTCCGCATCCAGCTCCTCCGGCGTGCCCTCGTAGACGATGGTGCCCTTGTCGAGGATGTAGACGCGGTCCGCCAGCGCGGAGGCGACGGCCACGTTCTGCTCGACGAGCAGGACTGTGATGCCCTCCTCGTTGAGCTCCCTGACGAGGTCGGCGACGCGCTCGACGATGATGGGCGCGAGCCCCTCCGTCGGCTCGTCCAGCAGGAGCAGGTCCGCTCCGGCGACCAGCGCTCGCGCGATGGCGAGCATCTGCTGTTCGCCGCCGGAGAGGTCGGTCCCCCGGCTGTGCTTGCGCTCGCGGAGGTTCTCGAAGGCGTCGAGCTCCCAGATGTCCTCGACGCTGCGTCGATGGGCGGTGTCCGCGCCGCCGAACCGGCCCATCTTCAGGTTCTCCGTGACCGTGAGCCCAGGGAAGACGCGCCGTTCCTCCGGGACGAAGCCGATGCCGTCGCGCGCGACCGCCTCCGACGACGACTCCGTGATGTCCTCGCCCCGGAAGCGTATCTCGCCGGCGGTCGGCTGGACCACGCCGACGATGCTCCGGAGCGTCGTCGTCTTGCCGACGCCGTTGCGGCCGACGAGCGTGACGACCTCGCCCTCCTCGACGTCCATCGTGACGCCGGAGAGCACCTCCGTCTCGCCGTAGCCCCCGTGGACGTCGTCCAGTTCGAGCAGGCTCACAGCACACCACCGCCGAGGTAGGCCTGCTGGACCTGCTCGTTCTCGGCGACGGCCTCCGGTGGCCCGGTCGCCAGCTCTTCGCCGCGGTTCAGCACCGTGATGCGGTCGGACGCGTTCATGACGAGTTCGATGTCGTGTTCGATGAGCAGTACCGTCCGGTCGCCGAGCACGTCGCCGATGAGCTCCATCGTGTTGCGGGTCTCCTCGGCGCTCATGCCGGCGGTCGGCTCGTCCAGCATGACGAGCTGTGGGTCCGTCGCCAGCACGAGGCCGATCTCCAGCCGACGGCGGTCGCCGTAGGCCAGGGTGGACGCCCGCTCGCCGTCCCGGTCGCCGAGTTCGATGCGGGAGAGCACGTCGTCGGTCCGCCCGTTCAGGTCGTCGAACGAGTCCTTGTGACGGAACGCGTTGTCGACCGGCGAGCGGCCCTGGAGGACCGCCTGTGCGGCGAGTCTGACGTTCTCGCGCACGGTGAGCCCGCCGAAGACGTTCGTGATCTGGAACGATCGACCGATGCCCTTGTGGACGCGCTCGTGCGGACGCAGCCGGGAGACGTCCTCGCCGTCGAAGATGACTGATCCATCGCTCGGCAGCAGCGCGCCCGAGATGAGGTTGAACAGGGTCGTCTTCCCGGCACCGTTCGGGCCGATGATGCTCCGGAACTCGCCGCGCTCGACCTCGATGTCGAGGGAGTCCACGGCGACGAGCTCGCCGAAGCGACGGGTCAGTCCCTTCGTCTCCAGCACCACCTCGCCGCTCCCGAACGTCGGTGCGTCGTCGGTGGTCGCCATCAGTCCTTCACCTCCGTCGAGTCGTCCTCGGGCGGTGCGTCGGACTGAGCGGTCGTCCGTGCCTGCACCAGCGCCGGGATGGAGACGATGCCACGCGGGACGAACAGGACGAACAGGACGAACACGATGCCGAGCACGCCCTGCCACTGCTCGATACCGTTGCTGAGCAGCAGTTCCTCCAGCGAGAGGTAGCCCGCCGCCCCGACCATCGGGCCGTACAGCGTGCCCATGCCGCCGAGCAGGGTCATGACGATGACCTCGCCCGACAGCAGCCAGTCGAGGAAGCCGGGCGAGGCACGCCCGAGGTTCTGCGTCGCACGCAGCCCGCCGGCCAGCCCGGCGAGCGCGCCGCTGACGACGAACGCACGGCGCTTGTACATCGTCGTGTCGTAGCCGAGGAACGACGCGCGCTGTTCGGACTCGCGGATCGCCTGCAGGACGCTCCCGAACGGCGCGTCGATGAGCCGGCGGGAGACGAGGTAGGAGCCGACGACGAGCGCGACGATGACGTAGTAGTACAGGTGTATCTCGCCGAGCAGGGCGACGTCGCCGAACTCCGGCCCCGAGTCGAGCAGGTAGTAGAACCCGCCGGAGCCGATGCCGTCCTCGCCGTTGGTCAGCGGCGGAACCGTCGGGAGCCCGAGCGAGCTGATCGCCGGGTTGAACTGGCGGCGCAGGCTCGGCATCTTCAGCGCCAGGCTCGCGAACAGCTCGGCGAACGCGAGCGTGATCATCGCGAAGTAGACGCCGGAGACCCGGATCGAGAGGTAGCCGACGACCCAGGCGATGAGCGACGCGACGAGGATGCCGGCCAGCAGCGCCAGCCAGATCGATGGCACCAGGTACAGCGCGAACAGGACCGTCGCGTACGCCCCGAGCCCGTAGAACAGGACGTGCCCGAGCGAGACGAGGCCGGTGTAGCCCATCACGAGGTCCAGACTCAGCGCGAACAGCCCCCAGATGAGGATGTCCACGATGATGGTGTTCACGGCGTACGACCCGTAGAGCACGCCGATGCCGAGCGGGGCGATGGCGAGTAGCGCGACCACACCGCCCCCGATGAGTCTGCGTTGTCTGCCGCTCAGGACGCCGCTCCCGGCGGCGGTGAGCAGCTCACCCCCTTCGCCGGGGTCGTGCCACTCCGGGCTGCCGAACAGCCCCTGCGGCCGCACGAGCAGGACGCCGATCATCAGCAGGAAGACGACGAGTCCCTCCAGGAAGGGGACCTGCCACTGGACGAGCACCTGGACGACGCCGACGAGCAGACCGCCGACGACCGCGCCCCGGAAGCTCCCGAGGCCGCCGAGCACGACGACGATGAACGCCGGGATGATGACCGAGCCGCCCATGCCGGGGCCGACGGACTGCCGGCCGGCGAGGACGACCCCGCCGAACGCGGCGAGGAACGCGCCGAACGCGAACACGAGCGTGTAGTAGCGGTCGATGTCGATGCCGAGGTGACGGACCATGTCGCGGTCCATCGAGCCTGCACGGACGACGAGTCCGAACCGGGTCCGTTCGAGCATCAGCCACGCTCCACCGGCGACGACCGAGCCCATCAGGATGACGAAGTAGCTGTACAGTGTCTTCTGGAAGCCGAGTATCGAGATGGTTCCCGAGAGCACACCGGTGTCGATCGGTCTGAGCGGCTGTGTCCCCCACACCAGCTCGATGGCGTCGACGAAGATGAGCACGAGCCCGAACGTCAGCAGGATGTGGTACAGCGGGTCCCTGCCGTACAGCGGGCGGATGGTCAGTCGCTCGAGCGCCCCGCCGAGCACCGCGACCGCAAGCGGGGCCACCAGCAGCGCGATCCAGAAGTTGCCGATACCGGCGGTCGTGATTGCGACCCCAAGGTACGCACCCAGGGCCAGCAGCTCGCCGTGGGCGAAGTTGATGACGTCCATCACGCCGAAGATGATGGACAGGCCTGCCGCGAGGAGGACGTACACCATCCCGATCGTCAGCCCGTTGATGAGCTGATCGAGGAAGGCAGCCCCCGACACTGCTTGCAGCGCTACCATCTTACAGTGAGCACTCGGTCTCGTCGCAGGGAATCATCGCGTCGGAGCCCTCGACCTTCGAGAGGAGCTCTACGTCCGCCATCTCCCCGGATTCCGGCTCGACACACTGGCCCATCCACGTCGGGTTGAGCGCCTGGTGGTCGCAGGCCCGGAACTGGTTGGGACCGAGGATGGAGTCCATCTCCAGCCCCTCCAGCGCGTCGATGACGTCGTCGACGTTGGTCGAGCCGGCCTCCTTGATGCCCTCCGCGGTCATCATGATGGACTGGTAGCCGACGCGGGCGAAGTTGTCCGGCGGGGCCTCGGTCTCGTCCATGTTCATGTACGCCTCGACGAACTCGTTGTTCTGCGGGTTGTCGAGGTCGGCGATGTAGCGAACCCCACCGTACAGCCCGTACGCGGCCGGGCCGAGCGCCCCCCGGACGACCTGGAACGTCATCGTCGGGGCCATGATCTCCCTGTCCTCCGTGATGCCAGCCTCGACGGCCTGGGCGGTGAAGTTGATGAGGTCGCCGCCGGTCATGCCGACGATGACGACCTCGGCGTCGGAGTTGTCGATCTCGCTGATGTACGTGTCGAAGTTGGACGACCCGAGCTGGGAGGCGGTCTGTCCGACGATGTTCAGATCCGAGTTCGCCTGCTCCATCCGCCGGGTCACGCGGTTCTGGACCGAGGTCCCGTAGGCGTAGTCGGCGATGTGGAACCAGACGTCGTTCCCGAGGTTGTTGACCGTGTACTCGGAGACCGCCTCGGCGATCTGCGCCGTGTTCGTCTCCGTCCGGAACACGTACTGGTTACACCCGCTCCCCGTGATGGGGACCGCCGCCGCGCCCGGATTGTAGATGACCTCCTCCTGGGCCGCGAACTCGTTCATCGACAGCGCGACCGAGCTGGAGATACAGCCCATGATGAAGTTCGCGTCCTCCTGCTGCACGAGTCGTTCGGCAGCCTGGACGGACGCGGTGTCTTCCGTCTGGCCGTCCGCGTAGACGCCCTCGATCTCGAAGTCGAAATCGTCGTCCTCCTGGAGCGTCTCGATGGCGAGCCGTGCCCCGTACCGCTGTCCGGGCGCGAGACTGCTGTACGCGCCGGACATCGGGCTGACGACGCCATAGGTGACTGTTTCGGAACTGCCACCACCACCACCACCGATGTTGTCGAGACACCCGGCGAGTCCGAGGGCGCTCGCCCCAGCCGTTGCTCGAAGGAAGTTACGACGGGAACCGAATCCACTCGACTCCCCTTTATTACTGGTGCGCTGCTTGCGATTACTGGTACCCCGTGCCATGCATGAACAATTATTAAATAGACCCTAAATCAGTTCGCCCGCACATGTCCGGGGTATTTATGAAGTACAAATCGCTTTTCGATGCCGCAATCCCGATTCCGTCACGGAGAAACGCGAAAATATGACGGGGGGAGTTGTGTCCTCTAGTTTTATGCCCGGTGCCGAGTAGACCGCACGTATGTACAAGCACGTCGCACTGCTCGTGCGGAAGGAGGGGATGAGCCACGACGAGTTCATGGACTACTGGCAGCACAACCACTCGCCGCTGGCGAAGGACATCGAGGGCGTCGTCCGCTACCAGACGGTGTACCCCACCGACCCCGAGCACGCAGAGTTCGACGGCATCGCCGAACTCTACTTCGAGACGCTGGACGACCTGCACGAAGCACTCGGTAGTGAGGGCAGCCGGGACTACGATCCGACGCGCGAAGTCGCCGCGGCAGCCCGCGAGGACGTGAACAACTTCCTCGACATCGACCGTCGACCGCGCTTCATCGGCGAGGAGAAGGTCTGGAAGGACGAGGTCGACGGCGACACCGACGGCCTCTACAAGCACAGCGCGTTCCTCGTGCGCAAGGACGGCATGACTCACGACGAGTTCCGCGACTACTGGGAGAGCAACCACTCGCCGCTGGCGAAGGACATCGAGGGCGTCGTCCGCTACCAGACGGTCTACCCGACCGACCCCGAGAACGCCGAGTTCGACGGCGTCGCAGAGCTCTACTTCGAGACACTGGACGACCTCCACGAAGCGCTCGGCAGCGAAGGTTCGCGCGACTACGACCCGACGAAGGAGATCGCAGCCAAGGCTCGCGCGGACGTCGACAACTTCCTCGCCATCGAGGAGCGCCCCCGGTTCATCGGCCAGGAGAAGCTCCAGAAGAACGACATCGGGGACGTCGAGGGGTACTGAGATGGCCGGGGCGGACTACGAGGCACAGGTCCGGGACGCCTACCCCGAACTCGAACACATCGCGGACGACGAGCTCCGCGAGCAGGTCGTCGAGGCGTGGGTACTGGGACTCGAACGTGGCGGCTGGCATGACATCGCGGACATTCCCTACGCGTGGAACATCCACGAGGTCTCCAACGTCGAGCACGTCCGCGGGGTGACCAAGATCGCCATCGAGTCCGCCGAGATACAGCGCGAGTTCCACGGAGCCGACCCCGACGTGGACGTCGTCGTCGCCGCCTGCCTCCTCCACGACGTCGGTAAAGCCTACGAGTACGTCGACTTCGTCGACGCCGAACTGCTCGACGAGCCCGACCGCGAGCACTACGCCAGCGAGGAGATCCCCCACTCCATCTCCGGCTACGCGCTCGCCCACGAGGTCGGCTGTCCGCTCGACGTGCAGCGGGCCATCCCGCACTTCCTCGGCGAGGTACCGGCGCGCACGATGGAGGCCGAACTCGTCAAGAGCGCCAATTCGGCGTCCTCGAACGCCATCACCCAGTCCGCGATGGGCATCACCCTCAAGGAGTGGGTCGACCAGTACAGCCAGACCCAGGACTGAGACGGACGGCCGACTAGCGCAACAGGGCGGCCACGCCGACCACGACGACGATCACGAGGCCGAACAGGCCGCCACCCAACGGAGTCGTGAGCGCACCGGCCAGCCCGACGAGTCCCGCGGTAGCGGCCCCGGAGACGATGCCCGCGGAGACGGCGGGCGACCGCCCGTCACCGTCCGGCTCCGCGTCCGCCCCCGACCCGTCTCCGTCCGAGGCGATACGTTCCTCGACCGCGTCAAGCCGGTCCGAGAGTGCCGCCAGCTCGTCGACCCGCTCGTCGAGGCCCTCGACACGTTCCTCGAGTTCGCCAGCCTGCTCGGCCAGCTCGTCGTCTCCGGCGTCCTCGACCTCGTCGACGAGCCCGTCCACCCGGTCCTGCACGTCGCCCACCTGTTCCGCGAGCGACTCGTGTGCCGTCGCGTCGACCGACTCCGCCGCGACCGTCTCCACATCGTCGGCGACGGACTCCACCTCGTCGGCGACGGACTCCACCTCGCCAGCCACGGATTCGACGCGGTCGTCCACCCTGTCGGCGTCCGACCGGACGTCCGAGAGCTCCGACTCCACCTCGTCGACGGCCTCGTGCTGGTCGCTCAGCTCGGCCCGGAGCGCGGCGAGGTCTTCGGTGCTCGCCGCGTCGTGGTCGGCGATGTCGTCCACCCGGTCTGCGAGACCGTCGACGCGCCCCGACAGCTCGCCGTGGTCCGAATCGAGCTCGTCGACGCGGTCGTCCACATCCACAACCCGGGATTCGACCGACTGCACGTCGGTCTCGGCTTCGTCGAGTCTGTCGTCGACGCCGGCGACCTGTTCCCGGACCGTCACCAGGTCGTCCCCGACGCCGCTCACCTCGTCCTCGACCTTCTCGACGCGCTCCCCGACGGCAGACACGTCCTCCTCGGCGGTTTCGACGCGCTCGTCGACCGACTGGACGGTGGTGTCGAGGTCGCCGAGGCTGGCCTCGACCCACTCCAGCGAGGTGGTCACCGAGTCGAGGCGGTCGGCGTCGGCCGCGCGGTCGTCGACCGCCTCGACGCGCTCCGAGACGTCGTCTACACGTTCGTCCAGGTCGCCGAATCGGTCGTCCACACGCCCGTCGAGGTCGGCCCTCAGGTCGGCGAGCGACCCGTCCAGGTCGTCGAGTCGGTCAGCGAGGTCGTCCACGCGCTCGCCCTCGGCACTCTCCTCACGCAGGGCGGCCAGGTCCTCGCCCGTCGCATCGAGCGCGTCCTCGACGGCGTCGAGGTCGGCCGTCAGGTCGAGCCGGAGCTCCGCGAGCTCGTCGCCGACGGTGTCGACCTCCGCACCGAGCCCGTCCAGGTCGGCCGCGACCTCGTCGACCCGCGATTCGAGCGCGTCGTGGGTCTCCGTGTCGACAGCACGCTCGTCGAGGGCGTCGAGCCGGTCGGCCAGCGCGGACAGGTCCTCGCCCGCCCCGTCGAGGTCGTCGCGGAGGTCCTCCAGCAGCGAGCCGTTCAGGTTCGTCCGCCGTTCGAGGTCGCCGACCCGGTCGACCGCGTCGTCGATGCTGTCGGTCGCCTCGTCGAGGTCCCCCGAGAGGTCGCCCACGCGGTCGGCCACCGCTTCGAGGTCGGCCGCGGTGGCGGCCGTCTCGTCCAGCGCGGAGAGGTCCGCGGCGACATCGTCCAGCTGGTCGGCCACCGCTTCCAGGTCGGTCGCGAGGGCGGCCTCCCTACGGAGGTCATCGACGCGCCCGGACAGGTCCTCGACCGCGACCTGGACCTCGTCGAGCTCGTCGTCGCGCTGGCCGAGCCGCTCGAACATCTGGTCGATGGCGCGGTTCGCGGAGTCGTTGTCCGAGCTCCGCCCGCCGACACCCCCGTCGGAAGGCGATTTCTCTGCGGGGGTTGTCGACGCTCCGACGGCGGCCGACACCGATGCGGAACCCGTGGTCGACCCTCCGTCGTCCTCGCTTCCGGCGGCGTCAGACCAGGCAACCGCCTCGTAGGCGTCCACGTCGGCCTCCGCAGCGGCGAGCGCCCCGCGGGCCGGGCACGCGACCGGGTCCTCCGCCCGTCGGACCGACGACACGGACACCGGCACGTCGGCGTCGTCGAGCCGGCCGCCGAGGAGGAGTTCGAGGCCCGGCACTGCGCCCTCGCCGGCGAGCACGACCGGCGCGGCGACGCCCGGACGAACGTCGCCCTCGTCGGCTTCGCGCGAGAGCGTGCCGAGCAGATCGGCGACGAGCCCGTCGAACGCCTCGGCGAGCGCGCCCTCGACGCCGCCTGCCGCGGTGTCGGGGCCGAGCGAGAACGCCGAGAGCGCGACCCGGACGTCGCTCTCGCCCGCGTCGGCCGTGTCGGCGGCTCGCTCGACGAGGTCCTCCGTGCCGGTCGGGAGGGAAAAGGCGACGACGGGGACGCCGTAGTAGGAGAGACAGAC
Proteins encoded:
- the paaK gene encoding phenylacetate--CoA ligase PaaK; protein product: MTYNDIETASRDELRDLQNERLQHTVEHVYENVPWYRDAFETAGVDPEDIDSVDEISKLPFTTKEDIRDNYPDGLFAVDHSELRRVHASSGTTGKPKIVAYTEDDLDVWHEVMARSLYAAGVREGDMVQNSYGYGLFTGGLGFHDGVEELGACVIPTGGGNTARQLDMLQDMESDVLSCTPSYCLYLAEYAEENGVDIQDLPLERVVIGAEPFTDPMREEIEEALDVTAVDVYGLSEIIGPGVSIECEEAQDGLHLWEDHFYPEIVDPTTGEVLDEGEEGELVITSLTKQAFPMIRYRTGDMTRLNYEECECGRTIVRMDNVTGRADDLLIIRGVNVYPSQIEEVMVDMVDVAPYYRIDLYREGTLDTMELTVEHDESYDGTHEELERDIESRLQDVLDVKPDEVEVVGPGVIERTEVGKVKRVFDHREE
- a CDS encoding ABC transporter ATP-binding protein, which encodes MSLLELDDVHGGYGETEVLSGVTMDVEEGEVVTLVGRNGVGKTTTLRSIVGVVQPTAGEIRFRGEDITESSSEAVARDGIGFVPEERRVFPGLTVTENLKMGRFGGADTAHRRSVEDIWELDAFENLRERKHSRGTDLSGGEQQMLAIARALVAGADLLLLDEPTEGLAPIIVERVADLVRELNEEGITVLLVEQNVAVASALADRVYILDKGTIVYEGTPEELDADEEVRDRHLGVSM
- a CDS encoding ABC transporter ATP-binding protein, with amino-acid sequence MATTDDAPTFGSGEVVLETKGLTRRFGELVAVDSLDIEVERGEFRSIIGPNGAGKTTLFNLISGALLPSDGSVIFDGEDVSRLRPHERVHKGIGRSFQITNVFGGLTVRENVRLAAQAVLQGRSPVDNAFRHKDSFDDLNGRTDDVLSRIELGDRDGERASTLAYGDRRRLEIGLVLATDPQLVMLDEPTAGMSAEETRNTMELIGDVLGDRTVLLIEHDIELVMNASDRITVLNRGEELATGPPEAVAENEQVQQAYLGGGVL
- a CDS encoding ABC transporter permease; this translates as MVALQAVSGAAFLDQLINGLTIGMVYVLLAAGLSIIFGVMDVINFAHGELLALGAYLGVAITTAGIGNFWIALLVAPLAVAVLGGALERLTIRPLYGRDPLYHILLTFGLVLIFVDAIELVWGTQPLRPIDTGVLSGTISILGFQKTLYSYFVILMGSVVAGGAWLMLERTRFGLVVRAGSMDRDMVRHLGIDIDRYYTLVFAFGAFLAAFGGVVLAGRQSVGPGMGGSVIIPAFIVVVLGGLGSFRGAVVGGLLVGVVQVLVQWQVPFLEGLVVFLLMIGVLLVRPQGLFGSPEWHDPGEGGELLTAAGSGVLSGRQRRLIGGGVVALLAIAPLGIGVLYGSYAVNTIIVDILIWGLFALSLDLVMGYTGLVSLGHVLFYGLGAYATVLFALYLVPSIWLALLAGILVASLIAWVVGYLSIRVSGVYFAMITLAFAELFASLALKMPSLRRQFNPAISSLGLPTVPPLTNGEDGIGSGGFYYLLDSGPEFGDVALLGEIHLYYYVIVALVVGSYLVSRRLIDAPFGSVLQAIRESEQRASFLGYDTTMYKRRAFVVSGALAGLAGGLRATQNLGRASPGFLDWLLSGEVIVMTLLGGMGTLYGPMVGAAGYLSLEELLLSNGIEQWQGVLGIVFVLFVLFVPRGIVSIPALVQARTTAQSDAPPEDDSTEVKD
- a CDS encoding ABC transporter substrate-binding protein, with the translated sequence MARGTSNRKQRTSNKGESSGFGSRRNFLRATAGASALGLAGCLDNIGGGGGGSSETVTYGVVSPMSGAYSSLAPGQRYGARLAIETLQEDDDFDFEIEGVYADGQTEDTASVQAAERLVQQEDANFIMGCISSSVALSMNEFAAQEEVIYNPGAAAVPITGSGCNQYVFRTETNTAQIAEAVSEYTVNNLGNDVWFHIADYAYGTSVQNRVTRRMEQANSDLNIVGQTASQLGSSNFDTYISEIDNSDAEVVIVGMTGGDLINFTAQAVEAGITEDREIMAPTMTFQVVRGALGPAAYGLYGGVRYIADLDNPQNNEFVEAYMNMDETEAPPDNFARVGYQSIMMTAEGIKEAGSTNVDDVIDALEGLEMDSILGPNQFRACDHQALNPTWMGQCVEPESGEMADVELLSKVEGSDAMIPCDETECSL
- a CDS encoding EthD domain-containing protein, producing MYKHVALLVRKEGMSHDEFMDYWQHNHSPLAKDIEGVVRYQTVYPTDPEHAEFDGIAELYFETLDDLHEALGSEGSRDYDPTREVAAAAREDVNNFLDIDRRPRFIGEEKVWKDEVDGDTDGLYKHSAFLVRKDGMTHDEFRDYWESNHSPLAKDIEGVVRYQTVYPTDPENAEFDGVAELYFETLDDLHEALGSEGSRDYDPTKEIAAKARADVDNFLAIEERPRFIGQEKLQKNDIGDVEGY
- a CDS encoding HD domain-containing protein, producing MAGADYEAQVRDAYPELEHIADDELREQVVEAWVLGLERGGWHDIADIPYAWNIHEVSNVEHVRGVTKIAIESAEIQREFHGADPDVDVVVAACLLHDVGKAYEYVDFVDAELLDEPDREHYASEEIPHSISGYALAHEVGCPLDVQRAIPHFLGEVPARTMEAELVKSANSASSNAITQSAMGITLKEWVDQYSQTQD